In Nicotiana tabacum cultivar K326 chromosome 17, ASM71507v2, whole genome shotgun sequence, one DNA window encodes the following:
- the LOC107819168 gene encoding serine/threonine receptor-like kinase NFP — translation MGVPLVSLFYNFFLFLILSSSNITAQTSSTHTDFSCSINSSLSCDTYVTYRARPPNYFDVGSISDLLEVSRLSIAKATGLVSEDTELFPDQLLLVPVKCYCNGSHYFSNVTYQIKKGDSFYSVSVGAFENLTDYHVVQDMNPTLDPTNLTVGAEAVFPLRCKCPAHSDLEKGLQYLVTYVWQPWDDIFPVSNMFGASAPDILAANNYRNFTAAICLPVLIPVKFPIILQSYPSPTSSRKSKRGRILIAVLSSMGFLVVFSLCLMVYMRLLHDKRKTLPRNTSTLESSDLIQTKKASKNQIVEHKTIQDKLLPGVSGYIGKPIMYDLKIIMEATRNFNERYSIGGSVYKATINDQVVAVKKTNQASEELMILQKLNHANLVKVMGVSSDNHGNFFLVYEYAENGSLDKWLFPGSSASGSEVSLGWSQRLHIALDVANALQYLHEHSQPSIVHMDIRTSNILLDSRFKAKIASFSTATHATNSMMLKVDVFAFGLVLLELLSGKTAMESKDNDEILMQKEINGILEVEDNREEKFRKWMDPKLSFYPIDDALSLAALANACIFEKPTERPKMTDIVFNLSFLTQSSFEMYGRYSTSGEAEAAFQNVSPVIAR, via the coding sequence ATGGGAGTTCCTCTTGTCTCCTTGTTTTACAACTTTTTCCTCTTTCTCATACTTTCATCCTCTAACATAACTGCTCAAACATCTAGTACACACACAGACTTTTCTTGCTCGATAAACTCTTCCTTGTCTTGTGATACTTATGTCACATATCGTGCCCGTCCACCAAATTATTTTGACGTGGGAAGTATCTCTGATCTTCTTGAAGTTAGTCGTTTAAGTATAGCTAAGGCCACAGGTCTAGTTTCAGAGGATACTGAGCTATTTCCTGACCAGCTTTTACTCGTGCCCGTTAAGTGCTACTGCAATGGTTCTCATTATTTCTCCAATGTCACCTACCAGATCAAGAAAGGTGACAGCTTTTATTCAGTTTCAGTAGGAGCTTTTGAGAACCTTACCGACTATCATGTGGTGCAAGATATGAATCCAACACTAGATCCAACCAACTTGACAGTTGGGGCGGAAGCTGTTTTTCCTTTGCGTTGCAAGTGCCCTGCACATTCTGATCTCGAAAAGGGACTTCAGTACCTTGTTACTTATGTATGGCAGCCTTGGGATGATATATTTCCTGTAAGCAATATGTTTGGAGCATCTGCACCTGACATTCTGGCTGCAAACAATTACAGAAATTTCACTGCTGCAATATGTCTTCCTGTCTTGATACCGGTAAAATTTCCTATTATTCTGCAATCTTACCCCTCTCCTACGAGCAGTAGAAAATCCAAACGTGGACGGATCCTCATTGCTGTTTTAAGTAGTATGGGGTTTCTTGTAGTTTTCTCATTGTGCTTGATGGTATACATGCGTCTTTTACACGACAAGAGGAAAACATTGCCCCGTAATACTTCTACTCTGGAATCTTCTGATCTTATTCAGACCAAGAAAGCCTCCAAAAATCAAATTGTGGAGCATAAGACCATTCAAGATAAGCTTCTTCCTGGAGTTTCTGGCTATATTGGAAAGCCAATAATGTATGACTTGAAGATCATCATGGAGGCGACGAGGAACTTCAATGAAAGATACAGTATAGGAGGATCAGTGTACAAGGCCACGATCAACGACCAGGTTGTAGCGGTCAAAAAAACTAACCAAGCTTCAGAGGAATTGATGATACTTCAGAAACTAAATCATGCAAATCTGGTGAAAGTAATGGGCGTTTCATCAGACAATCATGGGAATTTCTTTTTGGTTTATGAATATGCTGAAAATGGCTCACTGGATAAGTGGTTGTTTCCCGGATCATCTGCTTCTGGCTCAGAGGTATCGCTCGGTTGGAGCCAAAGGTTACATATAGCATTGGATGTTGCAAATGCTCTGCAATACTTGCATGAACATAGTCAACCTAGCATTGTCCACATGGATATCCGAACGAGTAACATACTTCTTGATTCAAGGTTTAAAGCCAAAATTGCAAGTTTCTCTACAGCCACACATGCTACCAACTCAATGATGTTGAAAGTCGACGTGTTTGCTTTTGGGCTTGTGCTCTTGGAGTTGCTTTCAGGGAAGACAGCAATGGAGTCAAAAGACAATGATGAGATTCTGATGCAGAAAGAGATTAATGGAATCTTGGAAGTTGAAGATAACAGAGAGGAGAAATTTAGAAAGTGGATGGATCCCAAGTTGAGCTTTTACCCTATTGATGATGCTCTAAGCTTGGCTGCCTTGGCGAATGCGTGCATATTCGAGAAACCAACAGAAAGGCCTAAAATGACAGATATTGTCTTCAACCTCAGTTTTCTTACTCAATCATCTTTTGAAATGTATGGAAGGTATTCAACTTCAGGTGAAGCTGAGGCGGCTTTTCAGAACGTCAGTCCAGTAATAGCTCGTTGA
- the LOC107819167 gene encoding pentatricopeptide repeat-containing protein At5g66631-like, with protein MYFNRFYKINSTFNNLSLHFRRFLRTQNVNKVDLYFQRARLIDSIRVALRSNSPDNLIPHLKNPTLDSFVVTNALQSAPSPDSALSLIENLKTIPHFAHTHNTLYALAKVLAKARETAKLQVLINAINSGKFINVARVSYMDQMRWYAISKEFNEVVRVWDEWRTTLQKHPCTESYNIVMGLCVQLGKDSDAVRVFHRMIEEGALPNCRTYTILIEHLVRSRKLDSAIELFHMLPHVRMKRTLKQYSVLVEAFSIANQLDVVKILLDQMKSDGILPGRAMLWSLQQMQDAGYDAETNELLWDMLPDGRIKKIGYSMDSSEDDNDDEDEDKESDCNHTNAVDQPHLKPWLDPASLANALQNWGAEEVSALVDAKLVWTTRLVCKMIRSFKSAETAWQFFCWVACQPGFTHDIYTVSRMITRLARQGCVDLVDQLLSKVEREGIQFSFNTIRLIIDFYGISGNGDPALRVFKSIKTICGPISKSSQLLLYSSLLRTLVKCNMNLDALNILEEMSLLGIVPDLQTYSGLMNYFALHGDIKTVQRLFGMVRQSGIEPDAYMYKVLIHAYCKCERAALALRVFEDMRNSGLLPDANTKQLLVKSLWKEGKLREAASVEERTEEISDALPLALPGHMFTVSSEDLSRVYNIYSNSFQSTCS; from the coding sequence ATGTACTTCAACCGATTCTACAAAATAAAcagcacctttaataatttatctttGCATTTTCGCCGTTTCTTGAGAACCcaaaatgtaaataaagtagaTTTATATTTCCAAAGAGCGAGACTTATCGATTCAATCAGAGTCGCTCTTCGGTCTAATTCTCCAGATAATCTTATTCCCCATCTCAAGAATCCTACTTTGGACTCTTTTGTAGTCACTAATGCACTTCAATCAGCTCCCTCTCCTGATTCAGCTCTCAGTTTGATTGAGAATCTCAAAACAATTCCCCATTTCGCGCATACCCACAACACACTTTATGCATTGGCCAAGGTTCTTGCTAAGGCGCGCGAAACTGCTAAACTCCAAGTCCTTATCAATGCCATTAATTCGGGCAAGTTCATTAATGTTGCGCGTGTTAGTTATATGGATCAGATGCGATGGTATGCTATTAGTAAAGAGTTTAACGAGGTTGTTCGTGTGTGGGACGAGTGGAGGACAACCCTTCAGAAGCATCCGTGTACTGAGTCTTATAATATTGTAATGGGACTATGTGTTCAGTTGGGTAAGGACAGTGATGCTGTGAGGGTATTCCATAGAATGATCGAAGAAGGGGCACTTCCTAATTGCAGGACGTACACTATTCTAATTGAGCATCTTGTTAGATCGAGAAAGTTGGATTCAGCGATTGAGCTTTTCCATATGTTGCCTCATGTTAGGATGAAACGGACATTAAAGCAGTATTCTGTTCTAGTGGAAGCATTCAGTATCGCCAATCAATTAGATGTTGTCAAAATTTTGCTTGATCAGATGAAGAGTGATGGAATATTGCCTGGTCGAGCTATGCTTTGGTCATTGCAGCAGATGCAAGATGCTGGTTATGATGCTGAGACAAATGAATTGCTATGGGACATGTTACCGGATGGGAGGATTAAGAAGATAGGTTACTCTATGGACAGTAGTGaagatgataatgatgatgaagatgaagataaaGAGAGTGACTGTAACCATACTAATGCTGTGGATCAACCTCACCTGAAGCCATGGTTGGATCCAGCTTCTTTAGCTAATGCTTTGCAGAACTGGGGCGCTGAGGAGGTTTCAGCATTGGTAGATGCAAAATTAGTTTGGACGACTAGGTTGGTTTGCAAGATGATCAGGAGCTTCAAGTCAGCAGAAACAGCTTGGCAATTCTTCTGCTGGGTTGCTTGTCAACCAGGATTCACTCATGATATATACACAGTTTCAAGAATGATCACAAGATTAGCTCGGCAAGGATGTGTCGATTTGGTTGATCAACTTTTGTCCAAGGTTGAAAGAGAGGGCATTCAATTTTCATTCAACACGATTCGGTTAATTATAGATTTTTATGGGATTTCTGGTAATGGTGATCCCGCCCTTAGGGTATTCAAAAGCATTAAAACGATCTGTGGTCCCATATCTAAAAGCAGTCAGTTGCTTCTGTACTCATCTCTTCTACGGACTTTGGTAAAATGTAACATGAATTTGGACGCCTTAAATATTCTCGAAGAAATGAGTTTGCTAGGGATTGTTCCAGATTTGCAAACATATTCTGGACTAATGAACTATTTTGCGCTTCATGGTGATATAAAAACTGTGCAGAGGCTTTTCGGGATGGTTAGGCAGAGCGGTATAGAGCCTGATGCTTATATGTATAAAGTTCTCATCCATGCTTATTGCAAATGTGAAAGAGCTGCTCTTGCGCTCAGGGTTTTTGAGGACATGAGGAACTCGGGGTTGTTGCCTGATGCTAACACCAAACAGTTGCTTGTCAAGAGTCTCTGGAAGGAAGGCAAGCTTCGAGAAGCTGCTTCTGTAGAAGAAAGAACTGAGGAAATAAGTGATGCTCTTCCCCTTGCTTTGCCTGGACATATGTTTACTGTGAGCTCTGAAGATCTTTCAAGAGTGTATAACATTTACTCTAATAGTTTCCAGTCGACATGTAGTTGA
- the LOC107819166 gene encoding uncharacterized protein LOC107819166, which produces MVLQQQYREKGFKKYSELISLLLTTERNNDLLMRNYKNRPTGSTPLPEVDEVFSHYAKRGKSRGPVRSRGRSHGRNFSGVNHPPKKNNHQKWKGKDEKPNAKSSKIECYRCGGKRHWANIYRTSRHLVEFYQASLKNKSLEANFVYDNEFDITHLDVTDFFEHPDEKIDHLIGGGSVVKDD; this is translated from the coding sequence ATGGTACTGCAACAACAGTACCGAGAGAAGGGTTTCAAGAAGTACtctgagttgatttctcttctccttaCGACTGAACGAAATAATGACTTGCTCATGAGAAATTACAAAAATCGGCCCACTGGGTCCACACCATTGCCTGAAGTGGATGAGGTGTTTTCCCATTATGCTAAGCGTGGAAAAAGTCGTGGCCCTGTTCGTAGTCGTGGCCGTAGCCATGGTAGAAATTTTTCTGGTGTTAATCACcccccaaagaaaaataaccaccaaaagtggaaagggaaagatgagaagcCAAATGCAAAGAGTTCAAAAATCGAATGCTATCGTTGCGGTGGAAAAAGGCATTGGGCAAATATTTATCGTACATCAAGACATTTGGTTGAGTtttatcaagcatctctaaagaaTAAAAGCCTTGAAGCTAATTTTGTCTATGATAATgaatttgacatcacccacttggatgtgACAGACTTTTTTGAGCACCCTGATGAAAAAATAGACCACTTAATCGGTGGTGGATCCGTGGTTAAAGATGATTGA